One window of the Trifolium pratense cultivar HEN17-A07 linkage group LG2, ARS_RC_1.1, whole genome shotgun sequence genome contains the following:
- the LOC123909926 gene encoding uncharacterized protein LOC123909926 isoform X7 → MEATAAAAAAARGVSLQLQTPPRKEWRAVAEHHHSSRNPDDEEFVNPKLGQSDERTIYEQGREPQDVDYCSITMDGTLDSDIIQQQIQTVVRQRQEILQMEIELKAQIIARSEIMEMRSNFDAQLKEHANNASKFQEQLLERERAIHELERKMEEKDRELHNIKLDNEAAWAKQDLLREQNKELASFRRERDHSEAERAQHIQQIHDLQEHIQEKDRQLIELQEQNRVAQETIMFKEEQVREAQAWITRVREMDVFQSTTNQSLQAELRERTEQYSQLWMGYQRQFAEMERLHLHAIQQLQLELADARERAGTYNDDSRMSQVNSKSNVAQYGQENGSQFDLNGGNASGGNNGLLTNENSENGPQFSTSGNPSIQTDHAHSVPIAPSSLIVPHSYLPPGQVAALHPFVMHQQGVPNSVAPHVPQSHVGHFHPVPTMSPLQQWQNQQVVSEGLQASVQDNPSSSQADQSLIRSDAKFNYEMSVNGQNLPRDYLDAHVHQRQEAQTVVSPSTGETQSVDKDQLIASQQSLQQISSQFSEALRLNSFKPNGEIKNSVTLSNDGPASQILLAEQASSVANASSVASHSAGEMIQNNSDTVLSEAFASSVQTASTTITKVPEIALLDERSLLACIVRTIPAAGRIRISSTLPNRLAKMLAPLHWHDYKRKYGKLEDFVSSHPELFLIEGDFIQLREGAHKMIAATAAVAKVAAAAAASSPYSSYMPAVAVTPMAQSHRLKKSPSTDSKIMKTEKALQEYTVISSNMGDDPSKLSLMQHQQSNGACFNVAGGLSNVKILSKPKDSREMNGPEYSVIQPSAQLSVGNGGNLRPSMISGQNSVPANGRSTAAVHPSRR, encoded by the exons ATGGAGGCCACGGCCGCCGCAGCAGCTGCCGCTCGCGGCGTTTCTCTTCAGTTGCAGACTCCGCCGAGGAAAGAATGGCGCGCTGTTGCTGAACATCATCATTCCTCAAGAAACCCTGATGACGAG GAGTTTGTAAACCCAAAACTAGGGCAATCAGATGAGAGAACCATATATGAG CAAGGAAGAGAGCCTCAAGATGTTGATTATTGTTCGATAACAATGGATGGAACATTAGACAGTGATATCATACAGCAACAGATCCAGACTGTTGTTAGACAAAGGCAGGAAATACTGCAAATGGAGATTGAACTAAAAGCTCAAATCATTGCCAGATCTGAGATAATGGAAATGCGAAGCAACTTTGATGCTCAACTCAAGGAGCATGCTAACAATGCCAGCAAGTTTCAG GAGCAACTTTTAGAAAGGGAGCGTGCAATTCATGAACTGGAAAGGAAAATGGAAGAGAAAGACAGAGAGCTACATAATATTAAATTAGATAATGAAGCG GCGTGGGCTAAACAAGACCTTCTCCGTGAGCAAAACAAAGAACTTGCATCCTTCAG AAGGGAGCGTGATCATTCAGAAGCTGAAAGAGCTCAGCATATACAACAAATACATGATCTGCAAGAACATATTCAAGAAAAAGATAGGCAACTTATTGAGTTGCAGGAACAA AATAGGGTTGCTCAGGAGACAATTATGTTTAAAGAGGAACAGGTTAGAGAGGCCCAAGCATGGATAACTCGTGTTCGCGAGATGGATGTTTTCCAATCAACAACAAACCAGTCATTACAGGCTGAATTGCGAGAGCGCACAGAACAGTATAGTCAGCTTTGGATGGGTTATCAGAGACAG TTTGCAGAGATGGAGAGACTTCATTTGCATGCTATTCAGCAGTTACAGCTTGAGCTGGCTGATGCAAGAGAGAGGGCTGGGACTTACAATGATGACTCTCGAATGTCCCAAGTAAATTCAAAAAGTAATGTAGCTCAGTATGGACAGGAAAATGGAAGCCAGTTTGACTTGAATGGAGGCAATGCTTCTGGTGGAAATAATGGTCTCCTTACAAATGAGAACTCAGAAAATGGTCCCCAATTTTCAACTTCAGGCAATCCTTCAATTCAG ACTGATCATGCTCATAGTGTCCCCATTGCTCCATCATCTCTGATTGTACCCCACTCATACCTCCCACCTGGTCAAGTTGCTGCATTGCACCCATTTGTTATGCATCAACAAGGAGTGCCCAATTCTGTTGCACCACATGTCCCTCAGTCTCATGTTGGACATTTTCATCCAGTGCCCACAATGTCACCTCTGCAACAGTGGCAAAATCAACAG GTTGTTTCAGAGGGCTTGCAGGCATCCGTACAGGATAATCCCTCCTCATCCCAAGCTGATCAAAGTTTGATCAGATCAGATGCAAAGTTTAATTATGAAATGTCTGTTAATGGGCAAAATCTTCCTAGAGACTATTTAGATGCTCATGTCCACCAACGCCAGGAGGCACAAACTGTGGTTTCACCATCCACTGGGGAGACACAG TCGGTTGATAAAGATCAACTTATTGCTTCCCAACAAAGTTTACAACAGATTTCTTCACAGTTCTCTGAGGCCTTAAGATTGAACTCTTTTAAACCAAATGGTGAAATAAAG AATTCGGTGACATTATCTAATGATGGACCTGCGAGCCAAATATTATTAGCTGAGCAAGCAAGTTCTGTTGCAAATGCATCATCTGTTGCAAGTCATTCTGCTGGTGAAATGATACAGAACAATTCCGATACAGTCTTGTCTGAAGCATTCGCCTCTTCTGTGCAGACAGCTTCAACAACAATTACAAAGGTTCCAGAGATTGCTCTTCTTGATGAAAGGTCATTGTTAGCATGTATTGTCCGCACTATTCCAGCTGCTGGCCGAATTCGAATTAGTTCAACG CTCCCTAATAGACTGGCCAAGATGCTTGCACCTCTACATTGGCATGATTACAAAAGAAAATACGGGAAGCTGGAAGATTTTGTATCTAGCCATCCTGAA TTATTTTTGATTGAGGGTGACTTTATTCAACTCCGCGAAGGGGCACATAAAATGATAGCCGCAACCGCTGCTGTTGCAAAAGTTGCTGCAGCTGCCGCAGCATCATCTCCTTATTCTTCGTATATGCCCGCTGTAGCAGTCACACCAATGGCTCAATCTCATCGCTTAAAGAAATCTCCTTCAACTGACTCTAAAATTATGAAAACTGAAAAGGCACTTCAGGAATATACAGTCATCTCTTCAAATATGGGTGACGATCCGTCTAAACTGTCATTAATGCAGCATCAACAATCCAATGGTGCGTGCTTCAATGTTGCCGGAGGTCTTTCAAATGTTAAGATTTTGAGTAAGCCCAAGGATTCTCGTGAAATGAATGGCCCTGAATATAGTGTTATCCAGCCTTCTGCACAATTATCCGTTGGAAATGGGGGAAACCTTAGACCAAGTATGATCAGTGGCCAAAATTCCGTCCCAGCAAATGGGAG GTCGACTGCCGCTGTGCACCCTTCTCGAAGATA G
- the LOC123909926 gene encoding uncharacterized protein LOC123909926 isoform X3: MEATAAAAAAARGVSLQLQTPPRKEWRAVAEHHHSSRNPDDEEFVNPKLGQSDERTIYEVQQGREPQDVDYCSITMDGTLDSDIIQQQIQTVVRQRQEILQMEIELKAQIIARSEIMEMRSNFDAQLKEHANNASKFQEQLLERERAIHELERKMEEKDRELHNIKLDNEAAWAKQDLLREQNKELASFRRERDHSEAERAQHIQQIHDLQEHIQEKDRQLIELQEQNRVAQETIMFKEEQVREAQAWITRVREMDVFQSTTNQSLQAELRERTEQYSQLWMGYQRQFAEMERLHLHAIQQLQLELADARERAGTYNDDSRMSQVNSKSNVAQYGQENGSQFDLNGGNASGGNNGLLTNENSENGPQFSTSGNPSIQTDHAHSVPIAPSSLIVPHSYLPPGQVAALHPFVMHQQGVPNSVAPHVPQSHVGHFHPVPTMSPLQQWQNQQVVSEGLQASVQDNPSSSQADQSLIRSDAKFNYEMSVNGQNLPRDYLDAHVHQRQEAQTVVSPSTGETQSVDKDQLIASQQSLQQISSQFSEALRLNSFKPNGEIKNSVTLSNDGPASQILLAEQASSVANASSVASHSAGEMIQNNSDTVLSEAFASSVQTASTTITKVPEIALLDERSLLACIVRTIPAAGRIRISSTLPNRLAKMLAPLHWHDYKRKYGKLEDFVSSHPELFLIEGDFIQLREGAHKMIAATAAVAKVAAAAAASSPYSSYMPAVAVTPMAQSHRLKKSPSTDSKIMKTEKALQEYTVISSNMGDDPSKLSLMQHQQSNGACFNVAGGLSNVKILSKPKDSREMNGPEYSVIQPSAQLSVGNGGNLRPSMISGQNSVPANGRSTAAVHPSRR; encoded by the exons ATGGAGGCCACGGCCGCCGCAGCAGCTGCCGCTCGCGGCGTTTCTCTTCAGTTGCAGACTCCGCCGAGGAAAGAATGGCGCGCTGTTGCTGAACATCATCATTCCTCAAGAAACCCTGATGACGAG GAGTTTGTAAACCCAAAACTAGGGCAATCAGATGAGAGAACCATATATGAG GTGCAGCAAGGAAGAGAGCCTCAAGATGTTGATTATTGTTCGATAACAATGGATGGAACATTAGACAGTGATATCATACAGCAACAGATCCAGACTGTTGTTAGACAAAGGCAGGAAATACTGCAAATGGAGATTGAACTAAAAGCTCAAATCATTGCCAGATCTGAGATAATGGAAATGCGAAGCAACTTTGATGCTCAACTCAAGGAGCATGCTAACAATGCCAGCAAGTTTCAG GAGCAACTTTTAGAAAGGGAGCGTGCAATTCATGAACTGGAAAGGAAAATGGAAGAGAAAGACAGAGAGCTACATAATATTAAATTAGATAATGAAGCG GCGTGGGCTAAACAAGACCTTCTCCGTGAGCAAAACAAAGAACTTGCATCCTTCAG AAGGGAGCGTGATCATTCAGAAGCTGAAAGAGCTCAGCATATACAACAAATACATGATCTGCAAGAACATATTCAAGAAAAAGATAGGCAACTTATTGAGTTGCAGGAACAA AATAGGGTTGCTCAGGAGACAATTATGTTTAAAGAGGAACAGGTTAGAGAGGCCCAAGCATGGATAACTCGTGTTCGCGAGATGGATGTTTTCCAATCAACAACAAACCAGTCATTACAGGCTGAATTGCGAGAGCGCACAGAACAGTATAGTCAGCTTTGGATGGGTTATCAGAGACAG TTTGCAGAGATGGAGAGACTTCATTTGCATGCTATTCAGCAGTTACAGCTTGAGCTGGCTGATGCAAGAGAGAGGGCTGGGACTTACAATGATGACTCTCGAATGTCCCAAGTAAATTCAAAAAGTAATGTAGCTCAGTATGGACAGGAAAATGGAAGCCAGTTTGACTTGAATGGAGGCAATGCTTCTGGTGGAAATAATGGTCTCCTTACAAATGAGAACTCAGAAAATGGTCCCCAATTTTCAACTTCAGGCAATCCTTCAATTCAG ACTGATCATGCTCATAGTGTCCCCATTGCTCCATCATCTCTGATTGTACCCCACTCATACCTCCCACCTGGTCAAGTTGCTGCATTGCACCCATTTGTTATGCATCAACAAGGAGTGCCCAATTCTGTTGCACCACATGTCCCTCAGTCTCATGTTGGACATTTTCATCCAGTGCCCACAATGTCACCTCTGCAACAGTGGCAAAATCAACAG GTTGTTTCAGAGGGCTTGCAGGCATCCGTACAGGATAATCCCTCCTCATCCCAAGCTGATCAAAGTTTGATCAGATCAGATGCAAAGTTTAATTATGAAATGTCTGTTAATGGGCAAAATCTTCCTAGAGACTATTTAGATGCTCATGTCCACCAACGCCAGGAGGCACAAACTGTGGTTTCACCATCCACTGGGGAGACACAG TCGGTTGATAAAGATCAACTTATTGCTTCCCAACAAAGTTTACAACAGATTTCTTCACAGTTCTCTGAGGCCTTAAGATTGAACTCTTTTAAACCAAATGGTGAAATAAAG AATTCGGTGACATTATCTAATGATGGACCTGCGAGCCAAATATTATTAGCTGAGCAAGCAAGTTCTGTTGCAAATGCATCATCTGTTGCAAGTCATTCTGCTGGTGAAATGATACAGAACAATTCCGATACAGTCTTGTCTGAAGCATTCGCCTCTTCTGTGCAGACAGCTTCAACAACAATTACAAAGGTTCCAGAGATTGCTCTTCTTGATGAAAGGTCATTGTTAGCATGTATTGTCCGCACTATTCCAGCTGCTGGCCGAATTCGAATTAGTTCAACG CTCCCTAATAGACTGGCCAAGATGCTTGCACCTCTACATTGGCATGATTACAAAAGAAAATACGGGAAGCTGGAAGATTTTGTATCTAGCCATCCTGAA TTATTTTTGATTGAGGGTGACTTTATTCAACTCCGCGAAGGGGCACATAAAATGATAGCCGCAACCGCTGCTGTTGCAAAAGTTGCTGCAGCTGCCGCAGCATCATCTCCTTATTCTTCGTATATGCCCGCTGTAGCAGTCACACCAATGGCTCAATCTCATCGCTTAAAGAAATCTCCTTCAACTGACTCTAAAATTATGAAAACTGAAAAGGCACTTCAGGAATATACAGTCATCTCTTCAAATATGGGTGACGATCCGTCTAAACTGTCATTAATGCAGCATCAACAATCCAATGGTGCGTGCTTCAATGTTGCCGGAGGTCTTTCAAATGTTAAGATTTTGAGTAAGCCCAAGGATTCTCGTGAAATGAATGGCCCTGAATATAGTGTTATCCAGCCTTCTGCACAATTATCCGTTGGAAATGGGGGAAACCTTAGACCAAGTATGATCAGTGGCCAAAATTCCGTCCCAGCAAATGGGAG GTCGACTGCCGCTGTGCACCCTTCTCGAAGATA G
- the LOC123909926 gene encoding uncharacterized protein LOC123909926 isoform X5, with amino-acid sequence MEATAAAAAAARGVSLQLQTPPRKEWRAVAEHHHSSRNPDDEEFVNPKLGQSDERTIYEQGREPQDVDYCSITMDGTLDSDIIQQQIQTVVRQRQEILQMEIELKAQIIARSEIMEMRSNFDAQLKEHANNASKFQEQLLERERAIHELERKMEEKDRELHNIKLDNEAAWAKQDLLREQNKELASFRERDHSEAERAQHIQQIHDLQEHIQEKDRQLIELQEQNRVAQETIMFKEEQVREAQAWITRVREMDVFQSTTNQSLQAELRERTEQYSQLWMGYQRQFAEMERLHLHAIQQLQLELADARERAGTYNDDSRMSQVNSKSNVAQYGQENGSQFDLNGGNASGGNNGLLTNENSENGPQFSTSGNPSIQTDHAHSVPIAPSSLIVPHSYLPPGQVAALHPFVMHQQGVPNSVAPHVPQSHVGHFHPVPTMSPLQQWQNQQVVSEGLQASVQDNPSSSQADQSLIRSDAKFNYEMSVNGQNLPRDYLDAHVHQRQEAQTVVSPSTGETQSVDKDQLIASQQSLQQISSQFSEALRLNSFKPNGEIKEQNSVTLSNDGPASQILLAEQASSVANASSVASHSAGEMIQNNSDTVLSEAFASSVQTASTTITKVPEIALLDERSLLACIVRTIPAAGRIRISSTLPNRLAKMLAPLHWHDYKRKYGKLEDFVSSHPELFLIEGDFIQLREGAHKMIAATAAVAKVAAAAAASSPYSSYMPAVAVTPMAQSHRLKKSPSTDSKIMKTEKALQEYTVISSNMGDDPSKLSLMQHQQSNGACFNVAGGLSNVKILSKPKDSREMNGPEYSVIQPSAQLSVGNGGNLRPSMISGQNSVPANGRSTAAVHPSRR; translated from the exons ATGGAGGCCACGGCCGCCGCAGCAGCTGCCGCTCGCGGCGTTTCTCTTCAGTTGCAGACTCCGCCGAGGAAAGAATGGCGCGCTGTTGCTGAACATCATCATTCCTCAAGAAACCCTGATGACGAG GAGTTTGTAAACCCAAAACTAGGGCAATCAGATGAGAGAACCATATATGAG CAAGGAAGAGAGCCTCAAGATGTTGATTATTGTTCGATAACAATGGATGGAACATTAGACAGTGATATCATACAGCAACAGATCCAGACTGTTGTTAGACAAAGGCAGGAAATACTGCAAATGGAGATTGAACTAAAAGCTCAAATCATTGCCAGATCTGAGATAATGGAAATGCGAAGCAACTTTGATGCTCAACTCAAGGAGCATGCTAACAATGCCAGCAAGTTTCAG GAGCAACTTTTAGAAAGGGAGCGTGCAATTCATGAACTGGAAAGGAAAATGGAAGAGAAAGACAGAGAGCTACATAATATTAAATTAGATAATGAAGCG GCGTGGGCTAAACAAGACCTTCTCCGTGAGCAAAACAAAGAACTTGCATCCTTCAG GGAGCGTGATCATTCAGAAGCTGAAAGAGCTCAGCATATACAACAAATACATGATCTGCAAGAACATATTCAAGAAAAAGATAGGCAACTTATTGAGTTGCAGGAACAA AATAGGGTTGCTCAGGAGACAATTATGTTTAAAGAGGAACAGGTTAGAGAGGCCCAAGCATGGATAACTCGTGTTCGCGAGATGGATGTTTTCCAATCAACAACAAACCAGTCATTACAGGCTGAATTGCGAGAGCGCACAGAACAGTATAGTCAGCTTTGGATGGGTTATCAGAGACAG TTTGCAGAGATGGAGAGACTTCATTTGCATGCTATTCAGCAGTTACAGCTTGAGCTGGCTGATGCAAGAGAGAGGGCTGGGACTTACAATGATGACTCTCGAATGTCCCAAGTAAATTCAAAAAGTAATGTAGCTCAGTATGGACAGGAAAATGGAAGCCAGTTTGACTTGAATGGAGGCAATGCTTCTGGTGGAAATAATGGTCTCCTTACAAATGAGAACTCAGAAAATGGTCCCCAATTTTCAACTTCAGGCAATCCTTCAATTCAG ACTGATCATGCTCATAGTGTCCCCATTGCTCCATCATCTCTGATTGTACCCCACTCATACCTCCCACCTGGTCAAGTTGCTGCATTGCACCCATTTGTTATGCATCAACAAGGAGTGCCCAATTCTGTTGCACCACATGTCCCTCAGTCTCATGTTGGACATTTTCATCCAGTGCCCACAATGTCACCTCTGCAACAGTGGCAAAATCAACAG GTTGTTTCAGAGGGCTTGCAGGCATCCGTACAGGATAATCCCTCCTCATCCCAAGCTGATCAAAGTTTGATCAGATCAGATGCAAAGTTTAATTATGAAATGTCTGTTAATGGGCAAAATCTTCCTAGAGACTATTTAGATGCTCATGTCCACCAACGCCAGGAGGCACAAACTGTGGTTTCACCATCCACTGGGGAGACACAG TCGGTTGATAAAGATCAACTTATTGCTTCCCAACAAAGTTTACAACAGATTTCTTCACAGTTCTCTGAGGCCTTAAGATTGAACTCTTTTAAACCAAATGGTGAAATAAAG GAGCAGAATTCGGTGACATTATCTAATGATGGACCTGCGAGCCAAATATTATTAGCTGAGCAAGCAAGTTCTGTTGCAAATGCATCATCTGTTGCAAGTCATTCTGCTGGTGAAATGATACAGAACAATTCCGATACAGTCTTGTCTGAAGCATTCGCCTCTTCTGTGCAGACAGCTTCAACAACAATTACAAAGGTTCCAGAGATTGCTCTTCTTGATGAAAGGTCATTGTTAGCATGTATTGTCCGCACTATTCCAGCTGCTGGCCGAATTCGAATTAGTTCAACG CTCCCTAATAGACTGGCCAAGATGCTTGCACCTCTACATTGGCATGATTACAAAAGAAAATACGGGAAGCTGGAAGATTTTGTATCTAGCCATCCTGAA TTATTTTTGATTGAGGGTGACTTTATTCAACTCCGCGAAGGGGCACATAAAATGATAGCCGCAACCGCTGCTGTTGCAAAAGTTGCTGCAGCTGCCGCAGCATCATCTCCTTATTCTTCGTATATGCCCGCTGTAGCAGTCACACCAATGGCTCAATCTCATCGCTTAAAGAAATCTCCTTCAACTGACTCTAAAATTATGAAAACTGAAAAGGCACTTCAGGAATATACAGTCATCTCTTCAAATATGGGTGACGATCCGTCTAAACTGTCATTAATGCAGCATCAACAATCCAATGGTGCGTGCTTCAATGTTGCCGGAGGTCTTTCAAATGTTAAGATTTTGAGTAAGCCCAAGGATTCTCGTGAAATGAATGGCCCTGAATATAGTGTTATCCAGCCTTCTGCACAATTATCCGTTGGAAATGGGGGAAACCTTAGACCAAGTATGATCAGTGGCCAAAATTCCGTCCCAGCAAATGGGAG GTCGACTGCCGCTGTGCACCCTTCTCGAAGATA G
- the LOC123909926 gene encoding uncharacterized protein LOC123909926 isoform X8 yields the protein MEATAAAAAAARGVSLQLQTPPRKEWRAVAEHHHSSRNPDDEEFVNPKLGQSDERTIYEQGREPQDVDYCSITMDGTLDSDIIQQQIQTVVRQRQEILQMEIELKAQIIARSEIMEMRSNFDAQLKEHANNASKFQEQLLERERAIHELERKMEEKDRELHNIKLDNEAAWAKQDLLREQNKELASFRERDHSEAERAQHIQQIHDLQEHIQEKDRQLIELQEQNRVAQETIMFKEEQVREAQAWITRVREMDVFQSTTNQSLQAELRERTEQYSQLWMGYQRQFAEMERLHLHAIQQLQLELADARERAGTYNDDSRMSQVNSKSNVAQYGQENGSQFDLNGGNASGGNNGLLTNENSENGPQFSTSGNPSIQTDHAHSVPIAPSSLIVPHSYLPPGQVAALHPFVMHQQGVPNSVAPHVPQSHVGHFHPVPTMSPLQQWQNQQVVSEGLQASVQDNPSSSQADQSLIRSDAKFNYEMSVNGQNLPRDYLDAHVHQRQEAQTVVSPSTGETQSVDKDQLIASQQSLQQISSQFSEALRLNSFKPNGEIKNSVTLSNDGPASQILLAEQASSVANASSVASHSAGEMIQNNSDTVLSEAFASSVQTASTTITKVPEIALLDERSLLACIVRTIPAAGRIRISSTLPNRLAKMLAPLHWHDYKRKYGKLEDFVSSHPELFLIEGDFIQLREGAHKMIAATAAVAKVAAAAAASSPYSSYMPAVAVTPMAQSHRLKKSPSTDSKIMKTEKALQEYTVISSNMGDDPSKLSLMQHQQSNGACFNVAGGLSNVKILSKPKDSREMNGPEYSVIQPSAQLSVGNGGNLRPSMISGQNSVPANGRSTAAVHPSRR from the exons ATGGAGGCCACGGCCGCCGCAGCAGCTGCCGCTCGCGGCGTTTCTCTTCAGTTGCAGACTCCGCCGAGGAAAGAATGGCGCGCTGTTGCTGAACATCATCATTCCTCAAGAAACCCTGATGACGAG GAGTTTGTAAACCCAAAACTAGGGCAATCAGATGAGAGAACCATATATGAG CAAGGAAGAGAGCCTCAAGATGTTGATTATTGTTCGATAACAATGGATGGAACATTAGACAGTGATATCATACAGCAACAGATCCAGACTGTTGTTAGACAAAGGCAGGAAATACTGCAAATGGAGATTGAACTAAAAGCTCAAATCATTGCCAGATCTGAGATAATGGAAATGCGAAGCAACTTTGATGCTCAACTCAAGGAGCATGCTAACAATGCCAGCAAGTTTCAG GAGCAACTTTTAGAAAGGGAGCGTGCAATTCATGAACTGGAAAGGAAAATGGAAGAGAAAGACAGAGAGCTACATAATATTAAATTAGATAATGAAGCG GCGTGGGCTAAACAAGACCTTCTCCGTGAGCAAAACAAAGAACTTGCATCCTTCAG GGAGCGTGATCATTCAGAAGCTGAAAGAGCTCAGCATATACAACAAATACATGATCTGCAAGAACATATTCAAGAAAAAGATAGGCAACTTATTGAGTTGCAGGAACAA AATAGGGTTGCTCAGGAGACAATTATGTTTAAAGAGGAACAGGTTAGAGAGGCCCAAGCATGGATAACTCGTGTTCGCGAGATGGATGTTTTCCAATCAACAACAAACCAGTCATTACAGGCTGAATTGCGAGAGCGCACAGAACAGTATAGTCAGCTTTGGATGGGTTATCAGAGACAG TTTGCAGAGATGGAGAGACTTCATTTGCATGCTATTCAGCAGTTACAGCTTGAGCTGGCTGATGCAAGAGAGAGGGCTGGGACTTACAATGATGACTCTCGAATGTCCCAAGTAAATTCAAAAAGTAATGTAGCTCAGTATGGACAGGAAAATGGAAGCCAGTTTGACTTGAATGGAGGCAATGCTTCTGGTGGAAATAATGGTCTCCTTACAAATGAGAACTCAGAAAATGGTCCCCAATTTTCAACTTCAGGCAATCCTTCAATTCAG ACTGATCATGCTCATAGTGTCCCCATTGCTCCATCATCTCTGATTGTACCCCACTCATACCTCCCACCTGGTCAAGTTGCTGCATTGCACCCATTTGTTATGCATCAACAAGGAGTGCCCAATTCTGTTGCACCACATGTCCCTCAGTCTCATGTTGGACATTTTCATCCAGTGCCCACAATGTCACCTCTGCAACAGTGGCAAAATCAACAG GTTGTTTCAGAGGGCTTGCAGGCATCCGTACAGGATAATCCCTCCTCATCCCAAGCTGATCAAAGTTTGATCAGATCAGATGCAAAGTTTAATTATGAAATGTCTGTTAATGGGCAAAATCTTCCTAGAGACTATTTAGATGCTCATGTCCACCAACGCCAGGAGGCACAAACTGTGGTTTCACCATCCACTGGGGAGACACAG TCGGTTGATAAAGATCAACTTATTGCTTCCCAACAAAGTTTACAACAGATTTCTTCACAGTTCTCTGAGGCCTTAAGATTGAACTCTTTTAAACCAAATGGTGAAATAAAG AATTCGGTGACATTATCTAATGATGGACCTGCGAGCCAAATATTATTAGCTGAGCAAGCAAGTTCTGTTGCAAATGCATCATCTGTTGCAAGTCATTCTGCTGGTGAAATGATACAGAACAATTCCGATACAGTCTTGTCTGAAGCATTCGCCTCTTCTGTGCAGACAGCTTCAACAACAATTACAAAGGTTCCAGAGATTGCTCTTCTTGATGAAAGGTCATTGTTAGCATGTATTGTCCGCACTATTCCAGCTGCTGGCCGAATTCGAATTAGTTCAACG CTCCCTAATAGACTGGCCAAGATGCTTGCACCTCTACATTGGCATGATTACAAAAGAAAATACGGGAAGCTGGAAGATTTTGTATCTAGCCATCCTGAA TTATTTTTGATTGAGGGTGACTTTATTCAACTCCGCGAAGGGGCACATAAAATGATAGCCGCAACCGCTGCTGTTGCAAAAGTTGCTGCAGCTGCCGCAGCATCATCTCCTTATTCTTCGTATATGCCCGCTGTAGCAGTCACACCAATGGCTCAATCTCATCGCTTAAAGAAATCTCCTTCAACTGACTCTAAAATTATGAAAACTGAAAAGGCACTTCAGGAATATACAGTCATCTCTTCAAATATGGGTGACGATCCGTCTAAACTGTCATTAATGCAGCATCAACAATCCAATGGTGCGTGCTTCAATGTTGCCGGAGGTCTTTCAAATGTTAAGATTTTGAGTAAGCCCAAGGATTCTCGTGAAATGAATGGCCCTGAATATAGTGTTATCCAGCCTTCTGCACAATTATCCGTTGGAAATGGGGGAAACCTTAGACCAAGTATGATCAGTGGCCAAAATTCCGTCCCAGCAAATGGGAG GTCGACTGCCGCTGTGCACCCTTCTCGAAGATA G